One window of Flavobacterium dauae genomic DNA carries:
- a CDS encoding agmatinase family protein — protein sequence MLSKQQKIENFDPSQPGLADATIYGLPFNAEESEIIILPAPWEVTVSYGSGASEGPEAIFNASFQVDLLHQEFPDLWKLGIYMDEAPEQWITNSEKYKSLAQPIIEALENGEAIETFPQLQSDLDKINKASVQFNQEVKDRTLYWMNQGKKVILLGGDHSTPMGYYEALASKNDNFGILHFDAHMDLREAYEGFTYSHASIMYNAIKLPQIEKIVQVGIRDFSEGEVNVIKASNKVKVYTDTDLKANQFSGKTWKDQCDEILNQLPENVAVSFDIDALYRWYCPNTGTPVPGGLSYEQATYLLSRLASSNKKIIGIDLVEVAPGSDDWDGNVGARLLFHLCGVFAKNSGMNVGEKIQF from the coding sequence ATGTTATCAAAACAACAAAAAATAGAGAATTTCGATCCATCTCAACCAGGTTTGGCAGATGCCACCATTTATGGATTACCTTTTAACGCAGAAGAAAGTGAAATCATTATTTTACCTGCACCTTGGGAAGTTACTGTAAGCTACGGAAGTGGTGCCAGCGAAGGTCCTGAAGCTATTTTTAATGCCTCTTTTCAGGTAGATTTATTGCATCAGGAATTTCCTGATTTATGGAAACTGGGAATTTATATGGATGAAGCTCCTGAACAATGGATTACTAACAGTGAAAAATATAAAAGTTTAGCGCAACCTATCATTGAAGCCTTAGAAAACGGCGAGGCTATTGAAACATTTCCTCAATTGCAGTCCGATTTAGATAAGATTAATAAAGCATCGGTTCAATTCAATCAAGAAGTGAAAGATCGTACACTTTATTGGATGAATCAAGGTAAAAAAGTAATTCTTTTGGGTGGCGATCACTCAACACCAATGGGTTATTACGAAGCTTTGGCAAGTAAAAACGATAATTTTGGTATTTTACATTTTGATGCCCACATGGATTTACGCGAAGCTTACGAAGGTTTTACTTATTCGCACGCATCAATCATGTATAATGCAATTAAGTTACCACAAATAGAAAAAATTGTTCAGGTTGGTATCCGCGATTTCAGTGAAGGCGAGGTAAATGTGATCAAAGCATCGAACAAAGTAAAAGTTTATACCGATACCGATTTAAAAGCGAACCAATTCAGTGGAAAAACATGGAAAGATCAGTGTGATGAAATTCTAAACCAATTACCAGAAAATGTAGCTGTAAGTTTTGATATTGATGCGTTGTATCGCTGGTATTGTCCAAACACGGGAACTCCGGTTCCTGGCGGATTATCGTACGAACAAGCAACTTATTTATTGAGCAGATTAGCATCATCGAACAAAAAAATTATCGGAATTGATTTAGTTGAAGTTGCTCCGGGAAGTGATGATTGGGACGGAAATGTGGGTGCACGTTTATTATTCCATTTATGTGGTGTTTTCGCTAAAAATTCTGGAATGAATGTAGGCGAGAAAATTCAGTTTTAA
- a CDS encoding bifunctional aconitate hydratase 2/2-methylisocitrate dehydratase, which yields MSLYQEYLNEIEERKNQGLNPKPIDEAELLSEIIEQIKDINNEYRKDSVQFFIYNTLPGTTSAAGVKATFLKEIILNEAVVEEITPTFAFELLSHMKGGPSIKVLLDLALGNNETIAKQAAEVLKTQVFLYDADTARLADAYKTGNAIAKDILESYAKAEFFTKLPEVAEEIKVVTYIAAEGDISTDLLSPGNQAHSRSDRELHGKCMITPEAQAEIRTLQAQHPDASVMLIAEKGTMGVGSSRMSGVNNVALWTGKQASPYIPFVNIAPIVAGTNGISPIFLTTVDVTGGIGIDLKNWKKQVDVNGEVVRNESGDPVLEEVYSVATGTILTINTKTKKLYNGEEELIDMARSLTPQKMEFIKAGGSYAIVFGKKIQTFAAQTLGVEAPLVFAPAKEVSKEGQGLTAVEKIFNKNAVGIAPGKTLHAGSDVRVKVNIVGSQDTTGLMTAQELESMAATVIAPTVDGAYQSGCHTASVWDKKAQANIPKLMKFMNDFGVITARDPKGKYHAMTDVIHKVLNDITIDEWAIIIGGDSHTRMSKGVAFGADSGTVALALATGEASMPIPESVKVTFKGEMKQHMDFRDVVHATQQQMLKQFDGENVFQGRIIEVHIGTLLADQAFTFTDWTAEMKAKASICISQDETLIQSLEIAKSRIKIMIDKGMDNKNQVLQGLIDKANKRIEEIKSGDKPALTPDANAKYYAEVVIDLDIIDEPMIADPDVNNEDVSKRYTHDTIRDLSYYGGDKKVDLGFVGSCMVHKDDLKIVSQMLKNVEKQQGEVKFNAPLVVAAPTYNIIDELKAEGDWEYLQKYSGFEFSDALPKSTARTEYENIMYLERPGCNLCMGNQEKAEKGDTVMATSTRLFQGRVVEDRDGKKGESLLASTPVVVLSAILGRIPNIEEYKMAVQGINLTKFAPVSTKL from the coding sequence ATGAGTCTTTACCAAGAGTATCTTAACGAAATTGAAGAAAGAAAAAATCAAGGATTAAACCCAAAACCAATTGATGAAGCGGAATTATTAAGCGAAATCATTGAACAAATTAAGGATATTAACAACGAATATCGCAAAGATTCGGTTCAGTTTTTTATCTACAACACCTTGCCCGGCACAACATCTGCAGCAGGTGTAAAAGCAACATTTTTAAAAGAAATCATTTTAAACGAAGCGGTTGTAGAAGAAATTACACCAACTTTTGCATTTGAATTGTTATCTCATATGAAGGGTGGACCTTCTATCAAGGTTCTTTTAGATTTAGCTTTAGGAAATAACGAAACAATTGCAAAACAAGCTGCCGAAGTATTAAAAACACAAGTTTTCTTATACGATGCAGATACGGCACGTTTAGCCGATGCTTACAAAACAGGAAATGCAATTGCAAAAGATATTTTAGAAAGCTACGCCAAAGCAGAATTTTTTACAAAATTACCAGAAGTTGCCGAAGAAATTAAAGTGGTAACTTATATTGCTGCCGAAGGTGATATTTCTACCGATTTATTATCGCCGGGTAACCAAGCACACTCACGTTCGGACCGTGAATTGCACGGTAAATGTATGATTACACCAGAAGCACAAGCAGAAATTCGCACTTTACAAGCTCAACATCCCGATGCTAGCGTTATGTTAATTGCCGAAAAAGGTACAATGGGCGTAGGTTCATCACGTATGTCAGGTGTAAACAACGTAGCATTATGGACAGGTAAACAAGCATCGCCATACATTCCTTTCGTAAATATTGCACCAATTGTTGCAGGAACTAACGGAATTTCTCCTATTTTCTTAACAACTGTTGACGTAACGGGCGGTATTGGTATCGACCTTAAAAACTGGAAAAAACAAGTGGATGTTAACGGAGAAGTTGTTCGTAACGAAAGCGGAGATCCTGTTTTAGAAGAAGTTTACTCTGTTGCAACAGGTACGATTTTAACAATCAATACTAAAACAAAAAAATTATACAACGGAGAAGAAGAGTTAATTGATATGGCTCGTTCTTTAACTCCACAAAAAATGGAATTTATTAAAGCAGGTGGTTCTTACGCCATTGTTTTTGGTAAAAAAATACAAACATTTGCCGCACAAACTTTAGGGGTTGAAGCACCTTTAGTATTTGCTCCGGCAAAAGAAGTTTCTAAGGAAGGACAAGGTTTAACTGCGGTTGAAAAAATCTTCAACAAAAATGCAGTAGGTATTGCTCCGGGTAAAACATTGCACGCGGGATCAGACGTTCGCGTAAAAGTAAACATTGTTGGTTCTCAGGACACCACCGGATTAATGACTGCTCAGGAATTAGAGTCTATGGCGGCTACAGTTATTGCTCCAACAGTTGACGGTGCTTATCAATCTGGCTGTCACACCGCTTCGGTTTGGGATAAAAAAGCGCAAGCAAATATTCCTAAATTAATGAAATTCATGAACGATTTCGGTGTAATCACTGCTCGCGACCCTAAAGGTAAATATCATGCAATGACCGATGTGATTCACAAAGTTTTAAATGATATTACTATTGACGAATGGGCAATTATTATTGGTGGTGACTCGCACACACGTATGTCTAAAGGTGTTGCATTCGGTGCCGATTCGGGTACAGTAGCATTGGCTTTGGCAACCGGCGAAGCGTCTATGCCAATTCCGGAATCTGTTAAAGTGACCTTTAAAGGAGAAATGAAACAACATATGGATTTCCGTGATGTGGTTCACGCAACACAGCAACAAATGTTGAAACAATTCGACGGTGAAAACGTATTCCAAGGTCGTATCATCGAAGTACATATTGGAACTTTATTAGCCGATCAAGCCTTTACTTTTACCGATTGGACTGCCGAAATGAAAGCAAAAGCATCGATCTGTATCTCTCAAGACGAAACATTAATCCAATCGTTAGAAATTGCAAAAAGCCGTATCAAAATTATGATTGATAAAGGTATGGATAATAAAAACCAGGTGTTGCAAGGCTTAATTGATAAAGCAAACAAACGTATCGAAGAAATTAAATCGGGTGATAAACCGGCTTTAACTCCAGATGCAAACGCAAAATATTATGCAGAAGTTGTGATTGATTTAGATATTATCGACGAACCAATGATTGCCGATCCGGACGTTAATAACGAAGATGTTTCTAAACGATACACACATGACACTATCCGTGATTTGTCTTACTACGGTGGCGATAAAAAAGTTGATCTTGGTTTCGTAGGATCTTGTATGGTTCATAAAGACGACTTAAAAATTGTTTCTCAAATGTTGAAAAACGTTGAAAAACAACAAGGCGAAGTAAAATTTAACGCACCATTAGTTGTTGCAGCACCTACTTACAACATTATCGACGAGTTAAAAGCGGAAGGAGATTGGGAATATTTACAAAAATATTCAGGTTTCGAATTCTCTGATGCCTTACCAAAATCTACAGCACGTACAGAATACGAAAACATCATGTATTTAGAACGTCCGGGTTGTAACCTTTGTATGGGTAACCAGGAAAAAGCAGAAAAAGGAGATACTGTTATGGCGACTTCAACTCGTTTATTCCAGGGGCGTGTTGTTGAAGACCGTGACGGCAAAAAAGGAGAATCTTTATTAGCCTCTACTCCGGTAGTAGTACTTTCTGCAATTTTAGGTAGAATTCCGAATATCGAAGAATATAAAATGGCGGTGCAAGGCATTAATTTAACAAAATTTGCACCTGTATCAACTAAACTATAA
- a CDS encoding IS1595 family transposase: MEIFKGQNLLEFAEHFKTDLDCEKYLAHWKWEKGYCCRKCGHTKYQIRKDFSRTCNICSDTESPSSGTLFHRVKFGLRKAFFICFEMSTTTKDLSALQMSVRYGVAENTARLFMHKVREAMKSDEKDGMKGLVQIDEFTVGGKENGKQGRSYATKKKKVVCAVELTDEGKVKRFYALKIKDFSAKSLQTIFYKHIDRSAQIVTDDWKGYRPIKDFKITQIPSNKGKNFPVLHTMIHQVKSWLRTTYSWVSDSNINRYLSEFCFRINRSQSKQTIFNNLIKRMVSRNPISQADLVCN, encoded by the coding sequence ATGGAAATTTTTAAAGGTCAAAATCTTCTGGAGTTTGCTGAACACTTCAAAACCGACCTAGATTGTGAAAAATATCTTGCACATTGGAAGTGGGAAAAAGGCTATTGTTGTCGCAAATGTGGTCATACAAAATATCAGATTAGAAAAGACTTTTCAAGAACCTGCAATATTTGTAGTGATACAGAAAGTCCAAGCTCGGGCACACTTTTTCACAGAGTTAAGTTCGGTTTAAGAAAGGCTTTTTTCATTTGTTTTGAGATGAGTACCACAACAAAAGATTTATCTGCTTTGCAAATGTCTGTTCGTTATGGAGTTGCAGAAAATACAGCTCGTTTATTTATGCATAAGGTTCGTGAAGCTATGAAATCTGATGAAAAAGACGGGATGAAAGGTCTGGTTCAGATTGATGAGTTTACCGTTGGAGGAAAGGAAAATGGAAAACAAGGAAGAAGTTATGCTACCAAAAAGAAGAAGGTTGTATGTGCTGTGGAGCTTACAGATGAAGGGAAAGTCAAACGTTTTTATGCGTTGAAAATCAAAGATTTTTCAGCCAAATCTCTACAAACAATTTTCTATAAACACATAGATAGATCAGCCCAAATCGTTACAGATGATTGGAAAGGATATAGACCAATAAAAGATTTTAAGATTACGCAAATTCCAAGTAATAAGGGTAAAAATTTTCCGGTACTACACACCATGATTCATCAAGTGAAATCGTGGTTGAGAACAACCTATTCTTGGGTTTCGGATTCTAATATCAATAGATATTTAAGTGAATTTTGTTTCAGAATAAATCGTTCTCAATCTAAGCAAACAATATTCAACAATCTTATTAAGAGAATGGTTAGTAGAAATCCAATTTCACAAGCCGATTTAGTATGTAATTAA
- a CDS encoding aconitate hydratase: protein MAFDIEMIKKVYDTMPARVDKARELVGRPLTLSEKILYAHLWEGTPSAKFTRSKDYVDFAPDRIACQDATAQMALLQFMHAGKDKVAVPTTVHCDHLIQAKVGAEKDLAVANSQSKEVFDFLSSVSNKYGIGFWKPGAGIIHQIVLENYAFPGGMMIGTDSHTVNAGGLGMLAIGVGGADAVDVMSGMAWELKFPKLIGVKLTGKLNGWTAPKDVILRVADILTVKGGTGAIVEYFGEGATSMSCTGKGTICNMGAEIGATTSTFGYDDSMRRYLTATGRADVVEAADKVADYLTADAEVYANPDQYFDELIEINLSELEPYINGPFTPDRGTPVSKMKEEAAKNDWPVKVEWGLIGSCTNSSYEDMSRAVSIVNQAVALGLSPKAEFGINPGSEQIRYTIERDGIIAAFEKMGTKVFTNACGPCIGQWDREGADKQEKNTIVHSFNRNFSKRADGNPNTHAFVTSPEMVAALAISGRLDFNPITDTLINDNGEEVMFKPPFGDELPSKGFDVEDPGFQAPAANGSSVQVIVSPDSSRLQLLEPFQPWNGQNITGAKLLIKAFGKCTTDHISMAGPWLRFRGHLDNISNNMLIGAENAFNNKTNSVKNQLTGEYAEVPAVQRAYKAAGIPTIVVGDQNYGEGSSREHAAMEPRHLGVKAVLVKSFARIHETNLKKQGMLALTFANEADYNKIQEDDTINFLDLTEFAPGKQLTLEFVHKDGSKDIIMANHTYNDSQIEWFKAGSALNLIAAGI from the coding sequence ATGGCTTTTGATATTGAAATGATTAAAAAAGTGTATGATACTATGCCAGCTCGTGTTGACAAAGCACGCGAATTGGTTGGTCGCCCGTTAACACTTTCAGAGAAAATTTTATATGCCCATTTATGGGAAGGTACACCTTCTGCAAAATTTACACGTTCTAAAGATTATGTTGACTTTGCACCAGATCGTATAGCTTGCCAAGATGCAACTGCCCAAATGGCTTTGTTGCAGTTTATGCACGCAGGTAAAGACAAAGTTGCCGTACCCACAACCGTACATTGCGACCATTTAATTCAGGCAAAAGTGGGTGCCGAAAAAGATTTAGCTGTTGCAAACTCCCAGTCTAAAGAAGTTTTCGATTTTCTTTCTTCGGTTTCTAATAAATACGGAATTGGATTTTGGAAACCGGGTGCAGGTATCATACACCAAATTGTTTTAGAAAATTACGCATTTCCTGGCGGAATGATGATTGGTACCGATTCGCACACTGTTAATGCCGGTGGATTGGGTATGTTGGCAATTGGTGTGGGCGGTGCCGATGCAGTTGACGTAATGAGCGGTATGGCTTGGGAATTAAAATTTCCTAAATTAATCGGGGTGAAACTAACCGGAAAATTAAACGGTTGGACGGCTCCAAAAGATGTTATTTTACGCGTTGCCGATATTTTAACCGTTAAAGGTGGTACCGGAGCTATTGTTGAATATTTTGGCGAAGGTGCAACTTCAATGTCTTGTACGGGTAAAGGAACCATTTGTAATATGGGTGCCGAAATTGGTGCAACCACATCAACTTTTGGGTACGATGATTCTATGAGAAGATATTTAACGGCTACCGGCCGTGCAGATGTGGTTGAAGCAGCAGATAAAGTTGCCGATTATTTAACCGCCGATGCCGAAGTTTACGCAAATCCTGACCAATATTTTGATGAATTGATCGAAATTAATTTATCAGAATTAGAACCTTATATCAACGGTCCTTTTACACCAGATCGCGGTACACCTGTTTCTAAAATGAAAGAAGAAGCTGCTAAAAACGATTGGCCGGTAAAAGTAGAATGGGGATTAATCGGATCTTGTACCAACTCGTCTTACGAAGATATGTCAAGAGCGGTTTCCATCGTTAATCAAGCAGTAGCATTAGGCCTCTCTCCAAAAGCAGAATTCGGAATCAACCCGGGATCAGAACAAATTCGTTACACCATTGAACGAGACGGTATTATTGCTGCTTTTGAAAAAATGGGAACCAAAGTATTTACAAATGCCTGCGGACCGTGTATTGGACAATGGGATCGTGAAGGAGCCGATAAACAAGAAAAAAACACAATTGTTCACTCGTTCAACCGAAATTTCTCTAAACGTGCCGACGGAAATCCAAACACACATGCTTTTGTAACATCACCAGAAATGGTTGCGGCATTGGCTATCTCAGGTCGTTTAGATTTCAACCCAATTACAGACACCTTAATAAATGATAACGGAGAAGAAGTTATGTTTAAGCCTCCGTTTGGCGATGAATTACCTTCTAAAGGATTCGACGTGGAAGATCCTGGTTTTCAAGCTCCGGCTGCAAACGGATCAAGCGTGCAGGTAATCGTGTCGCCAGATTCATCGCGTTTACAGTTGTTAGAACCTTTTCAACCTTGGAATGGTCAAAATATTACTGGTGCAAAATTGTTAATCAAAGCATTTGGTAAATGTACCACCGACCATATTTCAATGGCCGGGCCTTGGTTGCGTTTCCGTGGTCACTTGGACAATATTTCAAACAATATGTTAATTGGTGCCGAAAATGCTTTTAACAATAAAACAAACAGCGTTAAAAATCAATTAACTGGTGAGTATGCCGAAGTTCCGGCGGTTCAACGTGCATATAAAGCGGCAGGAATTCCTACTATTGTTGTGGGCGATCAAAATTACGGTGAAGGATCTTCTCGTGAACACGCTGCAATGGAACCACGCCATTTAGGCGTAAAAGCGGTATTGGTAAAATCGTTTGCCCGTATTCACGAAACCAACCTTAAAAAACAAGGTATGCTGGCATTAACGTTTGCTAACGAAGCAGATTACAATAAAATTCAAGAAGACGATACCATTAACTTTTTAGATTTAACCGAATTTGCTCCGGGAAAACAGTTAACATTAGAATTTGTTCATAAAGATGGATCTAAAGATATCATTATGGCAAATCATACCTATAACGACAGCCAGATTGAATGGTTTAAAGCAGGTTCTGCATTAAATTTAATCGCGGCAGGAATATAA
- a CDS encoding peptidylprolyl isomerase, with protein sequence MKIFLKHTLLTVLAVMGFVNTQAQESSKKRIDGVVGVVGSYVILDSDIDNGFIQAKATNQDVSTLSRCEILGALLENKLFSHQAIQDSIVITDDEVNSRMDEQIDRMVEYAGSIDNVVKHYNKKSYEDLRETFFDIMKENLLASRMQEELIKDVTITPEEIRQFYNNIPKDSLPLVGDEIELAEIVMKPEITKEQRQAVIDQLNQIRQDVLDGASFTSKVYMYTEDKGSLETGGFYTIDKKSQFVKEFKDVAFSLKEGEISKPFETDFGYHIILLEKINGKNLELRHILITPRPTQAALDKAKTDLDDLRIRILNKEITFADAARQYSQDKDSKQSGGIMTNDRGETRFELNKMEDRTLYSMVSNLQVGEISTTTFVNDRTESYYKIVQLTNKIPEHLADFSHDYMKIRYVALSAKKSETIAKWVSETVGDTYIYIDDEYQNCTFKSNWLKK encoded by the coding sequence ATGAAAATTTTTCTTAAACATACTTTATTAACAGTTTTGGCTGTTATGGGATTTGTAAACACGCAGGCACAAGAATCGTCAAAAAAACGTATCGATGGCGTTGTGGGCGTTGTGGGTAGCTACGTAATTTTAGATTCAGATATCGATAACGGTTTTATTCAGGCAAAAGCAACCAATCAAGATGTATCAACATTAAGCCGTTGCGAAATTTTAGGAGCCCTTTTAGAGAACAAATTATTTTCACATCAGGCAATTCAAGACAGTATTGTAATTACCGATGATGAAGTAAATTCAAGAATGGATGAACAAATTGATCGTATGGTTGAATACGCCGGTTCTATTGACAACGTTGTAAAACACTACAATAAAAAAAGTTACGAAGATTTAAGAGAAACTTTTTTCGATATAATGAAAGAAAACCTGCTGGCGTCTCGTATGCAAGAAGAGTTGATTAAAGATGTTACCATTACGCCCGAAGAAATTCGTCAGTTTTATAACAATATCCCTAAAGATTCGCTTCCTTTAGTTGGCGATGAAATAGAATTAGCCGAAATTGTAATGAAACCCGAAATTACAAAAGAACAACGCCAGGCAGTTATTGACCAATTAAACCAAATTCGTCAGGATGTTTTAGACGGCGCATCTTTTACAAGTAAAGTATATATGTACACTGAAGACAAAGGTTCTTTAGAAACCGGTGGTTTTTACACCATTGATAAAAAATCGCAATTTGTAAAAGAATTCAAAGACGTGGCTTTTTCGTTAAAAGAAGGAGAAATATCAAAACCGTTCGAAACCGATTTTGGTTACCACATCATCCTGCTTGAAAAAATCAACGGAAAAAATTTAGAGTTAAGACATATTTTAATAACTCCAAGGCCCACACAAGCAGCACTTGACAAGGCTAAAACTGATTTAGACGATTTACGCATACGCATTCTTAACAAAGAAATAACCTTTGCAGATGCCGCAAGACAATATTCGCAAGACAAAGATTCCAAACAAAGTGGCGGTATTATGACAAATGATCGTGGCGAAACACGTTTTGAACTAAATAAAATGGAAGACCGCACACTGTATTCAATGGTTTCTAATTTACAGGTTGGCGAAATTTCTACAACAACTTTTGTAAATGACCGCACAGAATCGTATTATAAAATTGTACAACTAACCAATAAAATTCCGGAGCATCTTGCCGATTTTTCTCACGATTATATGAAAATCCGTTATGTAGCGTTATCAGCAAAAAAAAGCGAAACAATTGCCAAATGGGTTTCAGAAACAGTTGGTGACACTTATATTTATATTGATGATGAATATCAAAATTGTACTTTTAAAAGTAATTGGTTAAAAAAATAG
- the kynU gene encoding kynureninase — MNFQNTRAFAQLLDAQDELKKYQSEFEFPQVNGKKTIYFTGNSLGLMPKRAKKYVDDVMNDWANLAVEGHFYAEKPWWDYHERFSNPLSKIVGAKPSEVSVMNTLTVNLHMMMVSFYNPTSTRFKIICEEKAFPSDQYMFQTQVKFHGLDPKDVIVEVKRREGEHNLRNEDIIAKINEVGDELALVLIGGINYYTGQVLDMENITKAGHAVGAKVGWDLAHAAGNIELKLHDWNVDFACWCSYKYMNAGPGSVSGYFVHEKHHNNKDINRFGGWYGHNKERRFLMEPEYTPNEGALGWQSSCTGVLAMAPYLASVEMFDEIGMEALMKKRDLITAYLEFIVEETAKETGTNLEIITPKNQAERGSQLSIILHGEGKELFHYLMKQGVVTDWREPAVIRLAPVPLYTTFEEMYDFGQILKTGIQTT, encoded by the coding sequence ATGAACTTTCAAAATACAAGAGCATTTGCACAATTGTTAGATGCACAAGACGAATTAAAAAAATACCAATCAGAATTTGAATTTCCACAAGTAAACGGCAAAAAAACAATCTATTTTACAGGAAATTCGCTAGGATTAATGCCAAAACGAGCTAAAAAATATGTAGATGATGTAATGAACGATTGGGCAAATTTGGCAGTTGAAGGTCATTTTTATGCAGAAAAACCCTGGTGGGATTATCACGAACGTTTCTCAAATCCTTTGTCAAAAATTGTCGGTGCAAAACCAAGCGAAGTTTCGGTAATGAACACGTTAACGGTTAATCTGCATATGATGATGGTTTCGTTCTACAACCCTACTTCTACCCGATTTAAAATTATTTGTGAAGAAAAAGCTTTTCCAAGCGATCAGTATATGTTTCAAACTCAGGTTAAATTTCACGGTTTAGATCCAAAGGATGTAATTGTTGAAGTGAAACGCAGAGAAGGCGAACACAATTTACGCAACGAAGACATTATTGCAAAAATCAACGAAGTTGGCGATGAATTGGCATTGGTTTTAATCGGCGGAATTAACTATTACACGGGTCAGGTTTTAGATATGGAAAATATCACAAAAGCCGGACATGCAGTTGGAGCAAAAGTTGGTTGGGATTTAGCGCATGCTGCCGGAAACATTGAATTAAAATTACACGATTGGAATGTTGATTTTGCATGTTGGTGTAGCTATAAATACATGAATGCAGGTCCGGGAAGTGTTTCTGGATATTTTGTTCACGAAAAACATCATAACAATAAAGACATAAACCGTTTTGGTGGATGGTACGGTCACAATAAAGAGCGTCGTTTTTTAATGGAACCAGAATATACACCAAACGAAGGTGCTTTAGGCTGGCAAAGTTCATGTACAGGCGTATTGGCAATGGCTCCGTATTTGGCTTCGGTTGAAATGTTCGACGAAATTGGTATGGAAGCTTTAATGAAAAAGCGTGATTTAATAACTGCTTATTTAGAGTTTATTGTAGAAGAAACTGCTAAAGAAACCGGTACAAATTTAGAAATCATTACACCTAAAAACCAAGCGGAACGCGGATCACAATTGTCAATTATTTTACATGGCGAAGGCAAAGAATTGTTTCACTATTTAATGAAGCAAGGTGTTGTTACAGATTGGCGCGAACCAGCGGTTATTCGTTTGGCTCCGGTACCTTTGTACACTACTTTTGAAGAAATGTATGATTTTGGTCAGATTTTAAAAACTGGCATCCAAACAACTTAA
- a CDS encoding L-threonylcarbamoyladenylate synthase: MEDINKEVHEAFEVIKNGGIILYPTDTVWGLGCDATNEEAVKKIYDLKKRAESKSMIVLVNGDRLLYNVFKNIPSIAFDILDCAEKPTTLVLDQPTNVAKNLIAEDNSLGIRIVNAPFVYKLVERMKRPLVSTSANISGEPTPTQFSEISQEIINGVDYVVKLDQTKICKKSSTVIKLTNDAQVKILRK; encoded by the coding sequence ATGGAAGATATTAATAAAGAAGTTCACGAAGCTTTTGAAGTTATAAAAAACGGCGGCATTATTCTGTATCCTACCGACACCGTTTGGGGATTGGGCTGTGATGCTACAAATGAAGAAGCCGTTAAAAAAATATACGATCTAAAAAAACGCGCCGAAAGTAAAAGCATGATTGTTTTGGTGAATGGCGACCGTTTGCTTTACAATGTGTTTAAAAACATACCTTCGATTGCTTTTGATATTTTAGATTGTGCCGAAAAGCCAACAACATTAGTATTAGATCAACCTACAAATGTGGCAAAAAATCTGATTGCCGAAGATAATTCATTAGGAATTCGTATTGTTAACGCTCCGTTTGTATATAAGTTGGTAGAGCGAATGAAACGTCCGTTGGTGTCCACATCGGCAAACATAAGCGGCGAGCCTACTCCTACCCAATTTTCTGAAATTTCGCAGGAAATCATAAACGGCGTGGATTATGTTGTAAAATTAGATCAAACCAAAATCTGTAAAAAATCATCAACCGTAATTAAACTTACTAACGATGCACAAGTAAAAATTTTAAGAAAATAA